In Aureibaculum algae, the following are encoded in one genomic region:
- a CDS encoding MDR family MFS transporter produces MKLLTYLNNKIVQPYLDTFNGLSREVWWLALITFVNRAGTMVIPFLSLYLTKHMGFTVSKVGWVMTAFGLGSVVGSWIGGKLTDKIGYYKVMVFSLIGTGFLFVGLQYLTTFYTICMGIFLVMLVADTFRPAMFVALNAYSKTENKARSVTLVRLAINLGFSGGPVIGGLIITAIGYESLFWIDGITCLLAAMLLVMVLRPKKARVLDNIIVENPKSVYNDKIFFIFFAAMVLFGFVFLQYFSTMPLYYKDIYELSEFHIGLLMGFNGFLIFVLEMPLIKKLEDKQLNMVGLMIFGAALMGASLFILNLNHWIGIIIMGMVLMTVGEMILFPFSNAFVMQRAKGGRQGEYMGLYTISFSIAHVFGHNMGMHFVDYLGFDTTWYIMTGLTILCLLLLYWLKVAVEKERLEKIESYK; encoded by the coding sequence ATGAAACTACTAACTTATTTAAATAATAAAATTGTCCAACCCTATCTAGACACCTTTAATGGTTTGTCTAGAGAGGTGTGGTGGCTTGCTTTAATAACTTTTGTGAATAGAGCAGGTACGATGGTTATTCCATTTTTGTCATTGTATTTAACCAAACACATGGGGTTTACAGTAAGTAAAGTAGGCTGGGTTATGACAGCTTTTGGTTTGGGCTCTGTGGTCGGTTCATGGATAGGGGGCAAGCTAACCGATAAAATTGGGTATTATAAAGTAATGGTGTTTAGTTTAATAGGAACGGGCTTCCTATTTGTTGGTTTGCAATACCTAACGACATTTTATACCATCTGTATGGGTATATTTTTAGTAATGTTGGTCGCAGATACCTTTAGGCCAGCCATGTTTGTGGCTTTAAATGCTTACAGTAAAACAGAAAACAAAGCACGTTCCGTTACTTTAGTACGATTAGCTATTAATTTAGGATTTTCTGGAGGACCAGTTATTGGTGGTTTAATAATTACAGCAATTGGCTATGAATCACTTTTTTGGATTGATGGTATTACATGTTTATTAGCAGCAATGTTATTGGTGATGGTATTACGTCCAAAAAAAGCAAGAGTTTTGGATAATATTATTGTAGAAAATCCTAAATCAGTGTATAATGATAAGATATTCTTTATCTTTTTTGCTGCCATGGTATTGTTCGGTTTTGTATTCTTACAATACTTTTCTACCATGCCATTATATTATAAAGATATATATGAATTATCTGAATTCCATATTGGTCTATTGATGGGGTTTAATGGTTTTTTAATTTTTGTATTGGAAATGCCTTTGATTAAAAAACTAGAAGATAAGCAACTGAATATGGTCGGGTTGATGATTTTTGGAGCTGCCCTGATGGGAGCAAGTCTCTTTATTTTAAATTTAAATCATTGGATTGGAATAATAATAATGGGAATGGTTTTAATGACTGTGGGAGAAATGATACTTTTTCCATTTTCAAATGCATTTGTAATGCAACGAGCTAAAGGAGGGCGACAAGGTGAGTATATGGGGTTATATACCATATCATTTTCAATTGCTCATGTTTTTGGACATAATATGGGGATGCATTTTGTAGATTATTTAGGTTTTGACACTACTTGGTATATCATGACAGGCTTAACAATTTTGTGTTTACTGCTTTTATATTGGTTAAAAGTTGCTGTTGAAAAAGAACGATTGGAAAAAATAGAAAGTTATAAATAA
- a CDS encoding DUF1684 domain-containing protein, translated as MQRFIVFVLLVISSIACSQKKVIFDDYIASIKGYQNELNMEFSDPIESPLTQEDRVKFESLDFYPIDSTYKVTATFELDKNPKTFSMPTTTDRLPIYKTYGVAKFNLNGKKLTLQIYQNQDLILQPKYKNHLFIPFRDKTNGEETYGGGRFLDLEIPEGTTIVIDFNKAYNPYCAYNGKYSCPIPPKENDLEVAIKAGVKNYKNGH; from the coding sequence ATGCAAAGATTTATTGTATTCGTTCTTTTAGTAATTTCATCTATAGCCTGCTCACAAAAAAAGGTGATTTTCGATGATTATATTGCTTCCATAAAAGGGTATCAAAATGAATTAAACATGGAATTTTCTGACCCAATAGAATCTCCATTAACGCAAGAAGATAGAGTGAAATTTGAGAGCTTAGACTTTTACCCAATTGATTCAACTTACAAGGTTACAGCCACTTTTGAACTGGATAAAAATCCAAAGACGTTTTCAATGCCTACCACTACAGATAGATTACCTATTTATAAAACCTATGGAGTAGCAAAATTCAATTTAAATGGTAAAAAATTAACGTTGCAAATTTATCAAAATCAAGATTTAATTCTACAACCAAAATATAAGAATCATTTATTCATTCCCTTTCGGGATAAAACGAACGGAGAAGAAACCTATGGAGGTGGACGCTTTTTAGACCTAGAAATTCCAGAAGGAACTACTATTGTCATTGATTTTAATAAAGCGTACAATCCTTATTGTGCCTATAACGGAAAGTACTCCTGCCCTATTCCGCCAAAAGAAAATGATTTAGAAGTTGCTATAAAAGCTGGTGTAAAAAATTATAAAAATGGACATTAA
- a CDS encoding pyridoxal-phosphate dependent enzyme, which produces MDIKQDILESYNRIFPYIHKTPVITSKTIDKMAGANLYFKCENFQKMGAFKMRGATNAILQLTAEQKQKGIVTHSSGNFAQALALAAKNLGVKAYIVMPSNAPEVKKSAVRGYGGEITECEPTLEARETTATKIQQEKGATFIHPFNDFNVILGNASAGKELLEKHTDLDLIIAPVGGGGLISGTALSAIAFGNNCKVIGAEPFAVDDAYRSMESGKIEQNTATDTIADGLKTSLGDITFNLINNHVEKIIRVSEEEIVSAMRLIWERMKIIVEPSSAVALAAVLNSKAEFTNKKVGVILSGGNVDLKKLPFK; this is translated from the coding sequence ATGGACATTAAACAAGATATCTTAGAAAGTTATAACCGAATCTTTCCATATATACATAAAACTCCTGTAATTACCTCAAAGACCATTGATAAAATGGCAGGGGCTAATTTGTATTTTAAATGTGAGAATTTTCAAAAAATGGGTGCTTTTAAAATGCGAGGTGCAACCAATGCTATTTTACAATTAACAGCTGAACAAAAACAAAAAGGTATAGTTACACATTCGTCCGGTAACTTTGCACAAGCCTTAGCATTAGCTGCAAAAAACTTAGGGGTAAAAGCGTATATCGTTATGCCTAGCAATGCTCCAGAAGTTAAAAAAAGTGCCGTTAGAGGTTATGGTGGTGAAATTACTGAATGTGAACCTACGCTGGAAGCTAGAGAAACCACTGCAACTAAAATTCAACAAGAAAAAGGGGCCACTTTTATCCATCCCTTTAATGATTTCAATGTCATACTTGGCAATGCTTCCGCAGGAAAAGAATTACTTGAAAAACATACTGATCTAGATTTAATAATTGCCCCAGTAGGTGGAGGCGGTTTGATTTCAGGAACCGCTTTAAGTGCAATTGCCTTTGGCAACAACTGTAAAGTTATTGGAGCAGAACCTTTTGCTGTTGATGATGCTTATAGATCTATGGAAAGCGGAAAGATAGAACAGAATACCGCTACTGATACCATTGCTGATGGACTAAAAACCTCATTGGGTGATATCACATTCAACTTAATTAACAACCACGTTGAAAAAATAATTCGTGTTTCGGAAGAAGAAATTGTATCTGCGATGCGGCTTATTTGGGAACGCATGAAGATTATTGTGGAACCTTCAAGTGCTGTGGCTTTAGCTGCAGTTCTCAATTCAAAAGCTGAATTTACAAATAAAAAAGTTGGTGTAATTCTCTCTGGTGGCAATGTTGATTTAAAGAAATTACCTTTTAAATAA